The Rhizobium sp. WSM4643 genome contains the following window.
CTCAACTTGAGCCGGGCGGCATCCGATGATAACAACCGGTCTTTGGCAATGGTATCGGCATAGCCTGCAAGGGACTCGCTATTGATCCGCGTGGTGCGCACGGCGGTAGCGAGCGAGGCAATCGCCGCGTCTTTCTCCACCTCGCCGCTGGGCGCGCGGGCATAGTGCTGCTCGACGGCGGCCTCGTGAATTTCTTGCGGTGGTCTGAGCTTCATCGTCTTCTCCTTCAGAAAAAGCCAGAAATGGCAGCTTGGCCTCCACCTGTCCGGGGGCGTGAGGCCCACCAGAGAGCGATGGCGATACTGAGAATGAGGTCGTCGTGCTTGCCTTCGCGGGCGTTGAAGCTAGCGCGGCCTGCGGCGCTGACCGTGCGGCGGAAATCCTTCAGCTCTTCGGCCAGTGCCCCGGCGTCGGTCAGTTCAGCGGCAAAGCGAAGCTCGCCAACGTGCAGCCGGGCATCCACGGTGCTGATGAGATGCGCCTTGGGCACGTGCCAGCGGCGGTTCTCGGGATTGGTGATCTCGTTGCCGGCGGTGATGGCGACCCGCTGCGGTCGCATGCCCGCTGACTCGAATATGTCGGATACGGCCCGGCCGACACCCGTCTCATCAACGACAAGGTCGCAGCCCTCGCGCAGCGGCGGGCGGTCAAGCAGTTCGCCGACGCGCGCCACCACCTGCGGATAGGGAGTGCCCAGCGGCACGCGCTCCAGGGCGCGTACAGCGAACCGGGTCTCACTGCGTTCGCGGGTCACGTTGGGCCTGACGTGGTCGCCATAGCTGATGATCCAGTCCCCGGTCGGTGACACTGTATGATGGACGACGGATATGGCGGTTGGATCGTTCGATTGACCGAGGTCCACTCCCATGATGAAGCGGCTAACCGGCACGACAGGTATGCGCTGCCATGGTCCTCTGCCGCCCCGGCCTATCGGGTGTCTGGAGTGTGCTACCATAGCGCTCTAACCTCCTGCGTGAATGCGGCCTCTATGATGGCAAGCGGAAAAACGGCTTCGAGGGGATCGTGGAATTCCAGCCCGTACTCCTCACTGAACTTGATTGCGCCGAGGGCTTTCAGTTCCTCGTCCAGAAACTCCTGCGTGATCCGGGGGCAGGCGCTCGCCGGAACCCTCACGCGCTCCCATGAGGGATCGTCACCGACCCACGCCTCGTAGAACCACCCGCGCTTGCCCGCTGGTGTCGTTAGGGCGACTAGGCGGGCGTCTGGCTTCGTAGCAAGCATTGGGCGCACCGCCGTTAGCAGTTCGTCCTCCACGCGCGCGGCCTCGTCCATGACGACGAGGTCCACCCCGGCAATTCCGCGGATGGTCTTTTCGGTGCCGGGTAGCGAGAGAATGCGCGCACCGTTCGAAAGCTCCGTCCCCTGCTTACTTTCGGCGGTGGGGCGGGGCGCACCCGGCAGCCTTCCAAGGAAGCCGATGATGGTGCGGAACAGCTCGTTGGACTGGCGCTGCGTCGGGCTGACGACGACGATCTGCGCGGAAGGGACAAAGAGGGCGGTCTGGATGACGAGGATGGCCGCGACGGTTGACTTGCCTGATTGGCGCGAACAGAGCAGCAGGGAGCGCCGGGGATTGGCGCGGAGTAGGCTCGCCTGCCATGGGTCGGGTTCTATGCCGCATTCATTGGCCGTGATGACGGGGTCCAGTGCGCGGGCAAGGTCGCGGGCTAACATTGGCGCGGCCCCCGCGAGCGGGGAAAGAAGGCAGACCGGCGCGCGTCGGGCAAACACAAAGGAGGAGGCCCGAAACGACGCTCAGGGAAACCAGCCGTCAACCTGGGCGTCGGCGCTGCCGGTCTGCCTGCACCCAGCGAGCGGCGGGGCTGCGCTGGTACTCGGAAGTGGAGCCTTCCGAGGTTCTTCATGAGCCACGACCCTCGTTGCTCGGTACGGGGCCGCTGGCGTAGGAGTGGTCGATCACCATCCCCTCGGCGAACCGCGTTTCCAGCCCCTGGAGCACCAGTGCCACGGCCTGCCGCGCGTCGGGAAAGCCCCGTAGCGCCTTGACCAGTTCCGTGCGCATCTCGATGTAGACCGGGGATACGAGAACGTTGTTGTTGATGGTGGTGCCGGTGTTCAGGTCACCGAGTAGCTTGCCCGTCAGTTCGAAGTTGCGGTGCAGTTGGCCCGCGACCCGCTGCGCCGCCGCTGTGTCCATGACCTCTTCGGCGGCGTCCATCATGGCAAAGAGCCGGTGTCGAAGTGCCACGATGTTGGACAGCAGCGACTGGGACTCTGTCTCTCGCAGCCGGTCGATGTCCATAGGCATCTCAGGCCCGGCCAGAAGCTGAGCGCGGAGTTGAGGCGGCATGTGGTTCTTGGCGTGGCGACGGATGCTATCCGAGCCGAGCTTGTATCGCTTGGCGAGCACGGCGAACGGCACATTGCGAGCCAGTGCAAGGTCGATGGCCGCCCGCTCACGGTGCCTGCAAACTGAACATTCTGGGCCTCGTTTGGCCATGGGCGGCGGAACTCGCTAAAAGGGTCGGCGGGTTACTTTTGATTAGCTGCACGTTAGCTGAAGCAACCCTAGGTTGTATATTAGCGTGCTAAGGCTCTGATTTAAAGGCTTTTATTATGGGCTGACCTACTAACCCTTGATAGGGAGGTCGCATTCGCGGAGAGTGAAAGCGCCTAGCGCAAAGGGCGACGACGCGGGAAGAGGGACGGCGAAAGGTTATAACGGTTCGGTGCGACGAGGCTGAGCCCGTTACCGGGGATTCCACAGCGCCAACACCTACCCGCACCTACCCGCATCAGATTAAGATCATAAGGGTACGCTAACCACCGGAAAAAGCTCCTTAAAGTGCGCATGTACCCGTATTACCCTTATTAACCTCTCACGACGCGGGCGCGCTTATATACGGGCATGCACGTGATAAGGTGGGGCTATAGGTTTAGTGACCCCCCGGCATTAATAGTCCTCGGCCCACTTTCCACGCCGCCTTAACCGCGCCCGTTACCACGCGGCACGACCGCCGCCCACCCTGGCACGACCGCCCGTTCTCGCGGCGGGGTCGGCCACTAGGGTAGGGTCGGCCGGAAGCGGGCGCTCTCCAGCGGCCTCCTACGGAGTTCTCTAAATCGCACCGGCCATCATCATAAAAAGTCGATGATGCGGCCAGATTCATGATCCATACCGCACCGTCATTACCCTTATACAAACGGGGTTCCGTCAAATTGGCGGCTTCTCCACCTTCGGCAGCGGAAGCTCTGGCGTAGGATCAACGATTTCAGCCGGCACGTAATAGACCTTAATGGCCTTGCCCTTGATCATCTTCTTGGTCTCGATCAGATTTTCCTTACCGATTGCTCTTCTCACCCAACGACCGGCGACATTTGGTTTCAGCTTGCCGAAGCTGGAATCCATGCGCAGCAGAAACTTCTGAAATTTGAATTGGAAGTACCGCCGTCCTTCGTCCTCATCTAGGTACGGCTTGCCAAGTAAGATCTCGTCTAAGGTGTCGGCCCTGTACTTGTCGGTCAAGAAAACCCGCAACAGCTCGCGCATCTCGTATTCAGGCGTTTCGGCCTCCGGTATCTGCTCGAATGTTGCCTGATCCCGTGCATCGCGCAGTTTTTGATACCACGCGTCCTGCTTCATCTGGTCGAAGATCGCGCCCAGCCGGGCCGCGCATTTCACATTGAAGGTATAGAAGTGCATGACTTCCCGGACAGGTAGCGTGATGTCGCCCCAGCCCCTAAGCGTCAGCCGCCATTCGTCCTCCTCGCCGCCGACCAGAACGACGATCCCGTCGATGTCAGGAAATCGACCTCCGCCACCGTCGCCATCGCACAGGCGCGGCGGATTGCCTTTCTTCTCGCCCCATTCGACGTTGTGCTTCCATTGCTGGTCGAATTCCTGATCGTTTTTGCCGAGCTTACGCCAGACCACGCGCGCCTGCCACTCCGCCGCTGGCTTGTCGATGGCGATGACGCTTGAGCATCTGCCGACGTCGCGCGCGACCTGCATCAGAATATCGTCGCGTTTGCCGTGGGGCGCTCCTGCAAGCTCGCGCAGCCATCGCGCCAACATCTTTTCGAACTCATCTGACGTTACATCACCCCCGGCATGAGCCGAGCTCGGCCGATCCGGGGATGCCTTGAGCGTCATGAACTGCTCGGGCGTCATGGCCGAACGTTCGGCCAGATCGAGGAACTCGGCGACAGACAGGGCCAGCCCCGTCTCCTTGACCGCATGTCTATCCGTCCCGTCGCCGCCAAAATACGGTAGGTTCAGCCATCCGCCGGTCTTGTCGATGTCGGCATTGCGCGTCTGCTTCGGGAAGACCTCAGTCTCGGGCGGATAACCAAGGCTGGTGGCGATCTCGCGCAGCTTCCCTTGAAGATCGGCGGCGGGCATCGGAGATGAGAGGAAGAAGTATAGATGGGCACCGCCTGACTTACTGCGACACACGATCGCAGAAAGCCCTGCAGCCCTGACCCGCCTAACCAGAGCGGCATGATCTACCTTCCGGTCGTCATCATCGATACAGCCCCAGAGGCAGGTGTCGTCAGGTCTGAGCGGGCAGATGCCAAGCGGCGCTGCTCCTTCCAGATGACGGCCATACAATTCCAGCGTTGGCTCCTTGCGGATTGTTCTTGCCGAGCCCCTTATACTTATCTTCTCGCCGGGCTCGACCAACGTGGGCTCGTGCCGATACGTGCCATGATGGGCAATGGCACCGGCGAATAGGAAGTGAAGGCGCTCCGCAGCGGAGCGCCCCTTGAAGTTGTCGATCGGCTGGAGGGTCATTCATCACCCTCTTTTGCCTGTGCCTCTAGCAGCAGAGCCGCTTCGTACTGGCGCTTGAGGTAGCGTAAGTGCGCCCCGGACCAGTTGCAACGGCAACAGTCGTACAGCCCCAATTCGCCCTCCTTCTCTCTCGTGAACCGGCGCACACGCAACGTTGGCTCGACGGCCAACGCACTGTTGAGCAGCCAGTGTTCGTCCTCCGGGTTCAACTGGCAACCTTCGCTGGTGGCGCGCTCCATCTTCTGGTCGGCTTCTTCCATGCACGGAGGGCACATGAACCACACCTCCGCTATGTCGCTATCGAAGCGTTTGTCCAGTATCTCCTCGATCCGTGGATCGAACAGGGCGGGGTCGGGTTTACCGGCATCGCGCGGCACGCTATTATTCGAACCATTGTGAGTAAGGTGGTTACTGGGCGGGGCGGCAACCCCGCCCTTATTATTATCTGGCATTGGCAGCCTCCTGCGTCTCGGTGAGGCCCTGCGCGATGAAGGCGTCGAGATCACTCTTGCGGTAAGCCACCTTCCGCGTCCCGATCCGAACGAACCGGGGGCCAACCCTCTTATAGCGCCACCATCTCAAAGTATCGTACGGCACGCCTCCAAGGTATTCTCCAGCTTTATTTGGCGGGAATAGTTCATTTTCTGCTGTCATTGCGTTCTCCTATAGTAAGACCGTTACCGGTCGTAGTAACGGCCTAACTATAGGGCTGGTTGGCGCGTGGACGTAGCGGCGTTTTTAAAAGCGCCTACAAACTTGTCGGGAGCGACAACTCGGTCATCGCGCGTGGTCGTACCAGACTGAATAGACGATCTCGTACAACTCATCCTTCTCGCGATTATTGTGTCTCCGGTTGAAATCAGTGATCAGCTTTTTCACCTCCTTGTAGCGCTGGGTGTGAAGCTTGCTGTCCAGTGTGCCCCACTCGGCCTTATCGGAAAGCACGACGGTCAGCCATTTCGCGTGGTTGTCGAAGGATTTCGCGTTGGAATAGTCTCGTTGCAGAATGCTGCGCACGGACTGATACAGCTCGAATACGCGTACCCTCCTGCGAAATTCCTGACCCAGCTCCGGACGAGTGTGAAAGCCATTGTATTCGATCAACCCGGCGACGATCACGACGAACCGAGGTGATTTTTCTGGCGACAGCAGGTGCGCAGCGACGGCGCTCCAGCGTCGTCCGCAGTTATCCTTCTTCTCGAAAGCATCGAGCAGCATCTGCCTCTCATGCTTCGTCAGCCATATCTCGTCATCCGCCGCCCCCTCGGGAATCGGGTTGCGCTCTTCGCGCAACTCCGAGAGCTTCTGACCCTCCTCTGCGAGGTGGTTTTCCACCCAATTCGCCAGCAAACTGAGGCGCGTATAGTCCTGCCGTCCATGAGGCCACTCTGGCGGCTTTTCCTCGCTCACTCTTTCTCTCCTCTGATCGGCACCACCTTGCCCTTCGCCGCTGCCGCTTCTACGGTGCGCTCGCGCCGCGCCGCCGCCGACCGCCCCGCCTCGGCCAGCACCTCACGGCTGACGTGGGTGTAGCGCATAGCCGTAGCGACCGACTTGTGCCCAACGACCGCCATTCCCACCGCCATAGGCAGGTCGGAGTCCGTGTAGGTTTTTGTGCTGAACCAATGTCGAATGGTGTGCGAGCTAATCCCGTAACCCCCGGTCACTTCCGCCTCCTTCATAACGCGCTTGAAAGCAGAGCCCAAAACGTCCACGCGCAGCGGCAGCTCCGGGTCCGTGGCCGGGCAGACCCACGGCGAACCGACGAACCGGGGGGCAGCCTTCAGCAACCGCTCCACTTCGGGCGTGACGGGTTTCTCCAACTGTCCGGTCTTGGTCTTGGGCCAAATTATTAGCCCGGCCTCGCGATCGATGTAGCTCCACTGCAATTTGCACACTTCGCCCGCCCGCGCCCCGAGCGCGAAGATGAGCCGGATGGCTAGCGCCGTCGAAGGCTGTAGGCGACCCTCCGCCGCCATCGTGTCCGTCGCCGCCATAAGGCGCGCAACCTCGTTCTCCGTGAAGAGCCTCGTCCGCCGGTTCGTCCCCTTCAGCCCAAGCTCCTTGAAATCCAGCGGCGGCGGCAGTGCGTTGCCGTAGAGCGTGGCCTTCTTCTTGCTGCGGGACCAGTTGAGCGCGGCCCGAAGCATTCGCATAGCGCCCTCGGCTTGAGCCTTGGCCGGGGGCAGGGGCTTGGCATTCGGACTGGGCTTTTTGCTGCGACGCTGGCGCGGGCGCTTGCTGAGCCTGTCGAAGAGCGAATGTACGTCCTCCATCGTCAGCGCCGCCAGCTTGATCTTGCCAATCTCAGGTTTGAGGATCTTGTTCGCCGTCCGCTCGTACTCGTCCGCAGTCTTCTCAGCCAACTGGCCCTTCGCGTGCTCGGCGACGAACAGGTCGAGCATGGAGCCTACCGTGGCGGCATTGCTCTTCCGGTTGGCCTCACGCTGCGCCTCCTCTCGCTCAGCAACCGGGTCCTTCCCCCGGTGGTACTGATTGGCCATCTCCTGCGCTTGCGCGAAGGCATCGTCGGCGGTTGTCGCCTTAATGGTCGCCCACTTTGGCTTGCCGTTGGCGCGGTAGACGTAGACAAACGTCTTAGCGCCGCTCGGTCGGATACGCAGACCGAAACCCGTTAGGCGGCTGTCCCAGATTACTCGGGTAGTTTTTCCATCCTCGTGGGGCTGGGCGTTCTCCAACACGGCGCGGGTGATTTTCTTCTTCGGCTCTGTCTGCTTGCTCACGGCTAGCCTCCGGGCTATCTTGCAGCTAACGCGCTCTCCGGCGTTAGCCCGCGCACTCCAGCTCTAAACTAACGTGAGTTTTCCAGAAAAGCTAGTATCTTCAATTAAATACCAGCGTACGCCAGCTCCAGGCTAACGCCACCGGCTCCCGTACCTGCCTACTTTTAATCAGTAGGTCTCGGGTTCGAACCCCGACGCTCTCACCAAGTGTCATCCGGGAGGCAGGCGTAGGTTTGTAGGCATCCGCGCGACGGATACTTGAAGAAGTTCACTGGACAGACGTCGCCCTTGCCCCGCCGATGGCGCCGCG
Protein-coding sequences here:
- a CDS encoding phage terminase large subunit, translated to MLARDLARALDPVITANECGIEPDPWQASLLRANPRRSLLLCSRQSGKSTVAAILVIQTALFVPSAQIVVVSPTQRQSNELFRTIIGFLGRLPGAPRPTAESKQGTELSNGARILSLPGTEKTIRGIAGVDLVVMDEAARVEDELLTAVRPMLATKPDARLVALTTPAGKRGWFYEAWVGDDPSWERVRVPASACPRITQEFLDEELKALGAIKFSEEYGLEFHDPLEAVFPLAIIEAAFTQEVRALW
- a CDS encoding TOTE conflict system archaeo-eukaryotic primase domain-containing protein; translation: MTLQPIDNFKGRSAAERLHFLFAGAIAHHGTYRHEPTLVEPGEKISIRGSARTIRKEPTLELYGRHLEGAAPLGICPLRPDDTCLWGCIDDDDRKVDHAALVRRVRAAGLSAIVCRSKSGGAHLYFFLSSPMPAADLQGKLREIATSLGYPPETEVFPKQTRNADIDKTGGWLNLPYFGGDGTDRHAVKETGLALSVAEFLDLAERSAMTPEQFMTLKASPDRPSSAHAGGDVTSDEFEKMLARWLRELAGAPHGKRDDILMQVARDVGRCSSVIAIDKPAAEWQARVVWRKLGKNDQEFDQQWKHNVEWGEKKGNPPRLCDGDGGGGRFPDIDGIVVLVGGEEDEWRLTLRGWGDITLPVREVMHFYTFNVKCAARLGAIFDQMKQDAWYQKLRDARDQATFEQIPEAETPEYEMRELLRVFLTDKYRADTLDEILLGKPYLDEDEGRRYFQFKFQKFLLRMDSSFGKLKPNVAGRWVRRAIGKENLIETKKMIKGKAIKVYYVPAEIVDPTPELPLPKVEKPPI
- a CDS encoding helix-turn-helix transcriptional regulator codes for the protein MTAENELFPPNKAGEYLGGVPYDTLRWWRYKRVGPRFVRIGTRKVAYRKSDLDAFIAQGLTETQEAANAR
- a CDS encoding site-specific integrase, with amino-acid sequence MSKQTEPKKKITRAVLENAQPHEDGKTTRVIWDSRLTGFGLRIRPSGAKTFVYVYRANGKPKWATIKATTADDAFAQAQEMANQYHRGKDPVAEREEAQREANRKSNAATVGSMLDLFVAEHAKGQLAEKTADEYERTANKILKPEIGKIKLAALTMEDVHSLFDRLSKRPRQRRSKKPSPNAKPLPPAKAQAEGAMRMLRAALNWSRSKKKATLYGNALPPPLDFKELGLKGTNRRTRLFTENEVARLMAATDTMAAEGRLQPSTALAIRLIFALGARAGEVCKLQWSYIDREAGLIIWPKTKTGQLEKPVTPEVERLLKAAPRFVGSPWVCPATDPELPLRVDVLGSAFKRVMKEAEVTGGYGISSHTIRHWFSTKTYTDSDLPMAVGMAVVGHKSVATAMRYTHVSREVLAEAGRSAAARRERTVEAAAAKGKVVPIRGEKE